The Caldisericum exile AZM16c01 region CTTACAAATTCACTGCACAATAATGTAAATATTCAGAAAGCATTGGAGGAAAAAGTATGGAAAAAGTCCTAACTGTTTTAAACCTATTAAAAATTTACCCTAACGGTAAAAACGCAAATAATGGCATAAACATCGACGTAAATAGGGGGGAAATTGTTGGACTAATAGGTCCAAACGGTGCAGGGAAAACAACACTTGTAAGACAAATTCTGGGACTGTTAAAACCAACAGGAGGCACAATATCAATTTTAGGAGAAGATATATCTTTGCAACCTTCAATAATTAAACGAGAAGTAGGATATGCCCCTCAATACCCTCTTTATTTTCCTTCTTTAACTGTTGAAGAAACCATCGGTTTTGCCCTGCGATTGAAAGGGTTTAAAGGTGAACAGTTAACAAATAAGCTAAACGAAATTATTGATTTTCTTAATTTAGGACAGGTTAGAAAGTATTATGGATACCAGCTTTCGCCGGGACTTATAAAACTGATGCTTATTGGCGTTGCTTTTGCTCAAGCAAGAAGTCTTCTCATTCTTGATGAACCTACTTCTATGGTTGACATTGTGAGCAAAAGTCGCTTATGGGATAGACTTTCGCAGTTTAAGAACAATAAGGCAATTTTAATTGCAAGCCATGATATGAACGAAATAAAGAAATTAGCTGATAGGGTGTATGTAATTTTAGACGGGAAAATTATTGCAGAGGGAAGTCCAAGAGAGATTTCTTTGTTGCTCGAATTGCCTTGCAATGTAATATTTTCTTCTCTTGACGCGTTACGTGTAAAGAGCTTTTTAGAGGATAACCATATTGTATATTCATTAGGGGGATCGGTCTTTACTGTATCAGTAGGAAATCTTAATTCTGCAATTGATATCATTAAGCAAATAAACGACATTACCCCCATCAATTATATACAATTTGAAGCACCTTCTTTTGAGACTGCAATAAGAAAAATTCTGGAGGAAAAAAATGGACAAAATTAAAATTGGCGTAGAAATAGAGTTTAAATCGCTACGAATTTATTGGCTACAACTTTTTGTTGTTCTCTTTTTGCTTCCGTTTTCTTATCTCTTCATAATGCTTCTTTCAAGCGGACGCAATATTAGCAAAGGGCAAATTGCAACCCTTTTAACCGGATACCTTATTGTGACGATGGCAAGTGCGTTTATTAATATGCTCAGTTTGAGAATTACAAATACGAAGCAACCAGAAGTTCTGGAACTTTACTCAACTTATTCTATAACATTCCCGCAGATTATTGTAAGTCAATGTATTACTTATACTTTGCTTTTACTTCCAATCATTATAGTTGTCTTTTTATATATCATTTTTAGTTTGTAAAGTGTTAACATCCCCGTTTTTATTGCCGGTATAGTTATAGCTATTCTAGTTTTATTACTGTTTTCTACCTTTCTTGGTTTGATTATGAGTAACCTCTTTTTGGCAAACGGGCTGTTTCAAATTCTATTTATGATTTTCATTATTTTTTCTCCATCATACTTTAGTATGCAATCCCTGAGCAAATTTTTCCAAATTTGCCTGCTTTTTAATCCCGTAACTCATATTTTGAATATTTTAAGGAGTCCTTTGATGATACCATCTGGCTTTAATATCAAATGGTCTTATTTATACCTTATTGTAATGTCCATATTACTTTTCCTATATATTGCAAAAAGAGTGAAGAAAACCTATGTTTTAGAAAAAATCTTTTGATATAAGGAAATCGAAATGTTTAATACCTAATCTGAGTGATTCCCCAAGCTTTCATCATATTTCTCTTTGGTAAAACACACATTTAATGCATATTTCGAGCACAAATAAAAGGTAGTGCCTTCGTTTTTTGGTGATAAGATACATTGTAGAGACCTTCCTACAACCTATTGACAAAAAAAATTGAATATCATCTTATAGAAGCATTCTTAAAAAGGAAAATTGGTAAGTTATGTTGAAAAGGAGGATTAATGTGGGACTTATTGAAATATGGATGAAAGAAAAGCCCACAGTACCAATGAAATATAAAAGGGAATCGAAGATTATGCATCAAATATCGCTTTATGTTACAAAAAATCACATCTCATTCAAAAACTTATTCGGTAAGCCATGGCTTAAATTAATAAAAGAAAGGAGGTGAAAATGATGTATAAGCCAGTAATTACAAAAACCTCGGAAGAAGTTGGTTTAATGACGGCTGTAGGCGGAGGGATTTTGTGTATCTGCAGTCGAGCAGTTGAAATGTAATAAGGTTTGTGGGAAGGGCAGCCCTTCCCACAAAGACTAGCTTGGGAAGAGGAGGAAATTCGATGAAAACATTAATGATTAGAGAAGCGAGATGGGATATAACAAGTCAATGCAATCTGAAATGCAAACACTGCTATGCCTCACTTTTAAAAGGTCCTGATCTTTCCTTCGATAAAGTAAGAGCAATCATAGACAAACTTTTGTTATTTGGATTAAACTGGATAACATTTACTGGTGGTGAACCAACTCTGAGAGGAGATTTGCCGTCTATAGTTCAATACTGCAAGAAAAACAACATAGGCGTTGATTTGCTAACTAATGGAACAGTGTTAGAATCCCAGAAATTTGTAGAATTATTGGATGCAGGAATTGATCAAGTTCATTTTAGTTTGGACGGTATATCGAGCGTAACGCATGATAAGATACGAGGAATAAAAGGATCTTTTAATAGAACGCTTAAGAATATCAATTTTTGTGTGTGGTATAGGAATGAAAACAAGCTAAGTGCAAAAATTGGGGTAGACTTTACTTTACAAGGAGAAAACAAAAAGGACGTACCTTTTTTGTTGGATTTTTTTGATAGTTTAGGAATTGATGTATTGATTGTAAATAATGTTTGGTTGGTTGGAAGAGCAATTGACAACAAAAATGAAGTTGAGATTACCAATAAAGAAGTTATGGAAAGTTTCGAATTAATTTCTCAAAATTATTCAATGAAGAAGAGAAACTTTGAGTTGTATCTTTCTGCATTTCCAAATGAGTCAAAATTTTTGAACCTCAAATATTCCGTACGGTTGCCTACATTCCAAGGTGCCTGTCCCGCAGGTTCAACGATTTATATTGATCCTCAAGGTAAAGCACTACCATGTTATTCGCTTGTATTCTTTAAAGAAACCAACCCGGAAGTAGGTGAATATTTGAGGTATTGGGATGTGCTCTCAGAACCTATAGAAAAGGCAATAGAATACTTCAAGCCTTTTTTAGACTTTGCTCATGATCCGAGCCCTAAAAATCCTTACTGTAAAAGCTGTTCAAATTCGAGTTACTGCAGAATTTGTCCATTAATTCAAGCGTTTGAGGCGCAATCAATTAATGAGAGATGTCTTCCTTATCTTCCCAAGATAGATTCTTTAGAGATACCAATTGAAAAAGAAAGTATTCCTTCCTTCTATGATGATGTTGAGTGGAAATTAGTAGACAATAATTTGTCTGTGACGATTAAAAGAAAGAACTTTTTTCAAAAAAAGACCTTCACGTTAGATGCGATGGCAAAGGATGTAATAAATTGGATAGATGGTAAGGTACAAATTAAGGATATTTGTGTTCGCCTTAAAGACAGATATAATATAAAAATTGAGGATTCTTTAAATTTTGTAAAGGAAGTAATTGAATACTTTTATAAGGAGGAGATACTAAAGATATGAAATACAGATTGTTAAAAGAGAGAAGTTTTTTTCTTTACGTATTTGGGCAAACTGTTTCTGTGTTAGGCGACGGCTTGTATCTAATTGCAATTATGTGGCTCATCTTAAAGATAACAAACAATAAAGGATTGGCAGTCGGCGGAGCATTTTCAGTCTTCTCAATTGGTGAACTCATTTCGGGCTTTATTGCAGGTCCGATTGCTGACAATTTTAATAAAAAGAAAATACTCATATTTACAGATTTCTTGAGAGCTATAATCGTATTTTTACTTTACTTTTTAGACACTCTGAATTTAATAAATATGTTTGAAATTGTTTTAATTCTTTTTATTCTTTCATTACTTTCGCCCATCTTTAGCACAACGCAATTTACTCTAATTCCTCTGTTGGTAGAAAAAGACGAACTTCTCGAAGCGAACGGCATTCTCACTGGATTTACTAGAATTTCACAAATTTTAGCCCCTTCTTTAGGCGGTATTCTTGTAGCACTTTTAGGTTATAGTACCTGTTTTCTTATCGATGCAATTTCTTTTTTAGTTTCGATTACTACGATTATTTTTATAAGGCTTAAAACTAGCCAAGTAAAGGAAAAGGCAACTAATACTGTTTTTTCGCTACTTGAAAGTTTTAAGGAGGGATATAAATTTTTACTATCTTCAAAATTCCTTATGGTGCTTTCTTCCTATGCACTTATCGTGAACTTGTTAGGTGGTGCACTTCAGCCACTTATTCCTATTTTTTCAGAAAAGTACAATTTTGGCTCACAGGGTTATGGTTATATGATGAGCGCTTTTTCTTTAGGGTTTTTGGTATTGAGTCTTTCAACAGAGTTTTTGCCAAAGAAAGTTTCCGAAACGCATCTTATGCTTTATGGGCTCACTTTAACAAGTATTTCTTTGGTTTTATGCGGGGTATTTAAAGAGCTTATTCCAATTTTAATTCTTTTCTTTATAATTGGACTTGGCAACGGGCTTACAAATTTGCCAATAAGTGCGCTTTTCCAGCAAACAGTAAAAATCGAATTACTTGGAGTTGTTACAAGTTTTGTATTTACAATTGCGCAAGCACTTCAGCCAGTTTCAATGGTAGTTAGCGGTTATCTTACGGAAAAGCTTTCAGTTTCATCACTCTTTATTTTCATAGGATTATTTGCTCTACTTACTTCTCTTGCTGGATTTGCTATTCCCGCTTTTAAAACGTCGCCAAACGTAACGGAAAGTAAACTTATAAGAAGTGATTAGAAAATTTAAAACTAAAGTTAAATAAAACCTAAAATTAGTCGTTTTTTGTATATTTTTTATGCTTTTGCATTTAATTTAGATAAGTTGAGTATGTGGTAGTTTAACCATACTTACTATGTCTTATGTATCTTAACCCAAAAATCTTCAGCTTATCTATCCTATTAACTTATTTAATTTTTGGAAAAGAATATTACCTTTCAACTTTTTTCTTTCATAGCACAAAGGAATCGTTTCTTTTTTGCATCTTTCTGTTTTGTTGTGTTTAATACTTTATTAGGTTTATTCATTACTTTTGATATTTCAACGTTGTTTTGATATGTATATCGCTATTACCTAATTTAATGAATGCACACTAAGACACACCTTTTCTAAGTAGTTCGATAAATCATTTTACCTTGCAAGCGTCCTTAATACTCTATATAGGTTTCCTCTAAACCAATCTGCGCATGGATGTGAATTATTAAATGTGAGATTTTCCTTTTAATAACGCTTTATTATTAGAGAATTAAACATTTATGGCAGCCTCAAGTGTATGTGACTCACACAATTTATTGAATTTTTCATTATCATTATTATGTTGTGCAAGAGATTTGCTGTTTGTATACATTACAATTGTTACTTTTCAGAATGTAATAATTTTTCACAAATTCTTCCTAAAACCTCTTGACAAAAAAAAAAAAAAAAATGAATATCATCTTATAGAAGCATTCTTAAAAAGGAAAATTGGTAAGTTATGTTGAAAAGGAGGATTAATGTGGGACTTACTGAAATAGGAATGAAAGAAAAGCCCTCAATTCCAATGAAATATAAAAGGGAATCGAAGATTATGCATCAAATATCGCTTTATGTTACAAAAAATCACATCTCATTCAAAAACTTATTCGGTAAGCCATGGCTTAAATTAATAAAAGAAAGGAGGTGAGAAAAATGGGTACAGATAAATTTGCCGATCCTACTATTAAATTAGAGAATTCTTTTATTGTAAAAAGCGACCAGGAAAACCATTTTTATGAAAACTGTGGGATTTACATTCTTATCGAGCCGGAGGAAAGTTTTATGTTAGTTGGTTGTGGTTGCAGTACAAGAAGTCAGAGGGCAGACCAAGTAGCAATATAATTGCTGAAAGGTATCTCTCTTCTCTTAGCACTTTAAAGAGAAGGGAGATACCTAAACGATTTTAATGTATTATTGTTGATTTTATTCGTTTTGGTATGAAAAAGTGAAAAAATAATAAAGAAACGTGCAAAATAAATTATTAAAAGGAAAAATTATGAGGATTAAAAAGCGAGAATTACCAAATTACGTCCATTTGTTTCAGGATGGTGATAATGTTATCATCTTCGATTTATTACGTCAGGGAGTATTCGAGACAAACATAAGACAAGTAAATAATTTTGGACTTCTAAAAAAATACGGTGTTATACCAGATGAATTAAATTCGTACGAAGATAACTTTCTTAAATTATGGGCTAGGAGCATTTGTTATAATACCAACATTTTTTCATCTTATATCTTACTAACTTATAATTGTAATATGAAATGCTTATATTGCTATGAGAGAAACATAAATGTAAAAAGGAATGATTCAGATACGAAAACCGTAAATAAGATTCTAAAATGGATTAAAAACGAAGTAAAATTTAATAACTCGTCTTTAATTGACATTGCCTTTTTTGGTGGAGAACCGTTACTCAGAAATGATTTACTGGTTTATTTGGCGAGTGATTTAAAACTTTTTAGTAATTTAAATAATATAAAATTCAATTTTACTCTTATAACAAATGGAACACTTCTTTCACCGATTATTTTACTAGAATTAATAAAAGCTGAAGTTAAAACAATTCAAATAACATTAGATGGTTGGAAAACAATGCAAGATTACTTGAGGCCGTTAAAAGGCGGAAGGAACTCTTACGAGCTAATTTTGAAAAATATTTCTGAGAACAGAGAAATAATTAAAAAGAATAACATGAAGATAATAATAAATGTAAATCTAAATTGGTTAAATTCTAACGTAGAAATAATAGCGCCTCTTTTAGATGATCTAGTAAAAATCGATTTAGGAAACAATTTAATATTATCGTTTTCAGAAGTATTTTGCCCTATTGGTGAACCGTCAAAGTCTGTACTTTATGAACATACGATGCACTGTTAAAGAATATACTCCTCATTCTCACTACCTACACTATTATATACGATTGAACTGCTCGAAGAGTGTGTAAAAAAAAGAAAATAGGTGGCAAAGAAATGATAGAGCTTGTTCAACGTTACAGTATTAAAGGTTTATCTGTTTTAAAAGCCACAAAGGTTCTTTGTTTTCCAAGGAGTACATACTACAGCAATTTAAAATTGGATAAAGGGAACCAAATAGAGACTAAAGTAGTGAAGTCTAAAGGAAGGCCGCGCAGCAGAACCACATGGAGATTTATCTATTCAGATAATGATGCTTCAGATAACTGTGTAAAGAAAGTAAGTGTTGATGATAAAGCTCTCGAAGATGAAATCTTGAATCTTTTCTCTAACGAATTTATTTGTTATGGATACCGTAAGGTAACATGGTTTTTAAGGAGGAATGGCTATGAGATCAACCATAAGAAGGTCTATAGGCTTATGAAGGAATTCCATCTATTGCGCCCGAAGCTTGTAAAACATAGAGTTAACATAAGAAGAGTCAAGGAGTATAAGGTTGAAGCGTTAAGGCCAGATGAAGTTTGGGAAATAGATGTTAAATGCATGTACATCCACGGTGAAAGAAGGAATGCTTTTTTATGCAGCGTAATTGACTGCTTTACAAGGGAAGACCTTGCATACCACTTTGGAAGGCATTGTCTAAAAGAAGATGTGTTAAGGGTTCTTGAAGAAGCCTGCAAAATGAGAAACATAAGTTTCTCAAATGTTTTGTTGAGGGTTCGTAGTGACAATGGCTCTCAATTCATTTCCCGTCTTGTTAAAAGTTATCTCGAATCCATCGGAATAGAGCAAGAGCACATTGATGTAGCAACCCCTGAAGAGAATGGTTTCATTGAATCCTTCCATTCAATAATCCAATCTGAATTCAACGAGAGGTTTGAATTTGATACCTTTGAAGAATGTAGACAGAAACTGAAGGAATGGGTAACATTTTATAATAACAAAAGGATCCATTCTGCCATAGGCTACAGGACACCTAAAGAATGCTATGAAGAATATATGAAGAATTCATTAAAGTTATTGACACATTAATCCTGGCTGATTATACTAATGGAAAACATAAGAAGGTATAGTACAAAATTTAAGAATAAATTGTCCAGATTTAGGGGGCCAAGCCAAAACATAAAAAAATGAAAAAAGAAATATGAGAAAGTTGGAAGGTTGAGTCTTAGAATGAATGTCAAACTAAAATTTTGAAAAACTCAATATACAAGTGGGGAGATACAAGGACTTTTTCAGAGGTCTCCATACAACCTCTTGACAAAAAATTTTTTTTGTAAAGAATATTATTTGAAGAGGTTTTGAGAGTTGCAAGTGAGTTAGGAAAGAAGTCGGAGGAGAAGCGGAATGTTTAAAGGTAGTGAAGAACAAGTTCTACTTTACAAATTTTGCAACAAGTAGAAAAGGAGGAGATAACTCTTATGAAAACAGTAATTAGAAATGTGAATCATCTAAAGATTTGGCATTTTTATAATTTAGATGAAAATGGTTACAATGCACTTGAAGAACTTGCTAAATTTTATGGTCCACTCAATCCCCTTGTTAAGGTTAATACTTATTTTAGAACCTTAAGAGAACTCCCACTTTCAATAGCTCACGGAGTGTATAGTGACCTTGATTTTATAATTCAGAAATTAACATGTGATGTTAGTAATAATCCAGGTCTTACGAGTAGAATGTTTGGTGGTGGGAAAGGAACGGGTTTATCGGCT contains the following coding sequences:
- a CDS encoding MFS transporter, whose product is MKYRLLKERSFFLYVFGQTVSVLGDGLYLIAIMWLILKITNNKGLAVGGAFSVFSIGELISGFIAGPIADNFNKKKILIFTDFLRAIIVFLLYFLDTLNLINMFEIVLILFILSLLSPIFSTTQFTLIPLLVEKDELLEANGILTGFTRISQILAPSLGGILVALLGYSTCFLIDAISFLVSITTIIFIRLKTSQVKEKATNTVFSLLESFKEGYKFLLSSKFLMVLSSYALIVNLLGGALQPLIPIFSEKYNFGSQGYGYMMSAFSLGFLVLSLSTEFLPKKVSETHLMLYGLTLTSISLVLCGVFKELIPILILFFIIGLGNGLTNLPISALFQQTVKIELLGVVTSFVFTIAQALQPVSMVVSGYLTEKLSVSSLFIFIGLFALLTSLAGFAIPAFKTSPNVTESKLIRSD
- a CDS encoding ABC transporter permease — its product is MAGIVIAILVLLLFSTFLGLIMSNLFLANGLFQILFMIFIIFSPSYFSMQSLSKFFQICLLFNPVTHILNILRSPLMIPSGFNIKWSYLYLIVMSILLFLYIAKRVKKTYVLEKIF
- a CDS encoding IS3 family transposase, translated to MIELVQRYSIKGLSVLKATKVLCFPRSTYYSNLKLDKGNQIETKVVKSKGRPRSRTTWRFIYSDNDASDNCVKKVSVDDKALEDEILNLFSNEFICYGYRKVTWFLRRNGYEINHKKVYRLMKEFHLLRPKLVKHRVNIRRVKEYKVEALRPDEVWEIDVKCMYIHGERRNAFLCSVIDCFTREDLAYHFGRHCLKEDVLRVLEEACKMRNISFSNVLLRVRSDNGSQFISRLVKSYLESIGIEQEHIDVATPEENGFIESFHSIIQSEFNERFEFDTFEECRQKLKEWVTFYNNKRIHSAIGYRTPKECYEEYMKNSLKLLTH
- a CDS encoding radical SAM protein, with protein sequence MKTLMIREARWDITSQCNLKCKHCYASLLKGPDLSFDKVRAIIDKLLLFGLNWITFTGGEPTLRGDLPSIVQYCKKNNIGVDLLTNGTVLESQKFVELLDAGIDQVHFSLDGISSVTHDKIRGIKGSFNRTLKNINFCVWYRNENKLSAKIGVDFTLQGENKKDVPFLLDFFDSLGIDVLIVNNVWLVGRAIDNKNEVEITNKEVMESFELISQNYSMKKRNFELYLSAFPNESKFLNLKYSVRLPTFQGACPAGSTIYIDPQGKALPCYSLVFFKETNPEVGEYLRYWDVLSEPIEKAIEYFKPFLDFAHDPSPKNPYCKSCSNSSYCRICPLIQAFEAQSINERCLPYLPKIDSLEIPIEKESIPSFYDDVEWKLVDNNLSVTIKRKNFFQKKTFTLDAMAKDVINWIDGKVQIKDICVRLKDRYNIKIEDSLNFVKEVIEYFYKEEILKI
- a CDS encoding ABC transporter ATP-binding protein, producing MEKVLTVLNLLKIYPNGKNANNGINIDVNRGEIVGLIGPNGAGKTTLVRQILGLLKPTGGTISILGEDISLQPSIIKREVGYAPQYPLYFPSLTVEETIGFALRLKGFKGEQLTNKLNEIIDFLNLGQVRKYYGYQLSPGLIKLMLIGVAFAQARSLLILDEPTSMVDIVSKSRLWDRLSQFKNNKAILIASHDMNEIKKLADRVYVILDGKIIAEGSPREISLLLELPCNVIFSSLDALRVKSFLEDNHIVYSLGGSVFTVSVGNLNSAIDIIKQINDITPINYIQFEAPSFETAIRKILEEKNGQN
- a CDS encoding radical SAM protein encodes the protein MRIKKRELPNYVHLFQDGDNVIIFDLLRQGVFETNIRQVNNFGLLKKYGVIPDELNSYEDNFLKLWARSICYNTNIFSSYILLTYNCNMKCLYCYERNINVKRNDSDTKTVNKILKWIKNEVKFNNSSLIDIAFFGGEPLLRNDLLVYLASDLKLFSNLNNIKFNFTLITNGTLLSPIILLELIKAEVKTIQITLDGWKTMQDYLRPLKGGRNSYELILKNISENREIIKKNNMKIIINVNLNWLNSNVEIIAPLLDDLVKIDLGNNLILSFSEVFCPIGEPSKSVLYEHTMHC